The genomic region GGCATGTCTGGTCAGCCCGCGCTTCGAGGCACAGGTGCCGAAGGGCACTGCCGTGCTGCGGGCGGCGAAGCCGTTCCAGGTGTTCGTCGAGCTCGCCCGGCAATGGCACGCCGATGCCCTGCGGCCGCAATCCTGGTTCGACACCGAGGGCATCGCGCCGTCGGCGATCATCGATCCCACCGCGCGCCTCGAGGACGGCGTCATTGTCGATCCGCTGGTCGTGATCGGCCCGCGGGTCGAGATCGGCTCGGGCACCATCATCGGCGCCGGCGCGGTGATCGGAGCCGACGTCAAGATCGGCCGCGACTGCAATGTCGGCGCCAAGACCACCATCCAGTTCGCGCTGATCGGCAACAACGTCCTGATCCATCCCGGCTGCAATATCGGCCAGGACGGCTACGGCTTCATCTTCTTCGGGCCGGCCGGCCATGTGAAGGTGCCGCAAACCGGCCGCGTGGTGATCCAGAACGATGTCGAGGTCGGCGCCGCCTCGACCATCGACCGCGGTTCCCTGCGCGACACCGTGATCGGCGAGGGCACCAAAATCGACAATCAGGTCCAGATCGGCCACAATGTAACGATCGGCCGGCACTGCCTGCTCGCGGCCCAGATCGGGCTCGCCGGCAGCCTGACGATCGGCGACAATGTCGCGCTCGGCGCCAAGGTAGGCATCAACAACCACCTCAAGATCGGCGACGGCGCGCAGGTGACGGCGATGAGCGCGGTCAAGGACGATATCCCGGCCAATGGTCGCTGGGGCGGGCATTTCGCCAAGCCGACCAAGCAGTGGTTCAGGGAAATTATCGCAGTGGAGCGTCTGGTGCGCGACAACGAAGCCAAAGGTGAGGGGCAGGAGTGATGGAGGAGGCACCGGTCAAATTCGAGCTGGTGGATATCAACGATATCCTGAAGACGCTCCCGCATCGCTTTCCGATGTTGCTGATCGACCGGGTGATCAAGATCCGCACCGACTACAGCGGCATCGGCATCAAGAACGTCACCTTCAACGAGCCGCCGTTCCAGGGGCATTTCCCGGACCGTCCGGTCTACCCCGGCGTGATGATGATCGAGGCGATGGCCCAGACCGCCGGCGTCATCGGCATCAAGTCGGTCGAGGGCACCGAGAAGCCGCGCGCGGTGTATTTCCTCACCATCGACAAGTGCAAGTTCAGGAAGCCGGTGATGCCCGGCGACACCATCGAGTATCACATGCGCTCGCTCGGCCGGCGCAAGACGATGTGGTGGTTTCACGGCGATGCGAAGGTCAACGGCCAGGTCGTCGCCGAGGCCGATGTCGGTGCGATGCTGACGGATTAAGCCGCGCCGGGCTCACGACGTTGTGCAGGTGTAGCGGCCGTCCGCGCCCGCGATCCGCAGGACGCGATTGAGGAAGACGCCCATCGACGGCGCGTTCATCAGCGCGTCGTAGGTTTCGGCGGGGACGCCGCAATAGTGCTGGTAGCTGCCTCTGACCGCGACCAGCAGCGCGCGCTGATCCGCCCTGTAGCAGACCCGCTGGACGATCGTGCTGCGGTTGATGTCGCGGCATTCGAAGCTCGAGAGATCAATCGCCGTGCTGTCGCCGAGATCGACCGTCTCCGGGCCGATTGGCGCAGAGAGCAGGCTGAGGATCAGCGCGGCGGCCCGGACCATGGGATCGGTTGCGACCTTCTCGTTTGCAACAGGCGGTCATCATACGTCACTGGACAGGGCGGGCAAAGTCGCGCTAACGACCGCCCCAATCGACAGCCTGGCGCCTCGATAGCACCTTGGCGCCATTAACGAATTCCGGACCGAAACTTCATGAGCATGATCGACCCGACTGCGCGGATTGCCGATGGCGCTGTGATCGGGGCCGGCACCGAGATCGGTCCGTACTGCATCATCGGCCCCAATGTCGTGCTTGGCGAGAACTGCAAGCTGATCGCGCATGTCACGGTCAGCGGGCATACCAGGATCGGCGCCGGCTGCATCATCTCGCCGTTCGCGGCGCTCGGCGGGCCGCCGCAGGATCTCAGCTATCGCGGCGAGCCGACCCGCCTCGAAGTCGGCGAAGCCTGCACCATCCGCGAGGGCGTGACGATGAACGTCGGCACGGTCAAGGGCGGCGGGCTCACCCGCGTCGGCGATCGCGGCTTCTTCATGAACAACAGCCATGTCGGCCATGACTGCATGGTCGGCAATGGCGTGATCTTCGCGACGTCGGCGACGCTCGGCGGCCACTGCGAGATCGGCGACTTCGTCTATATCGGCGGCCTGTCGGCGGTGCACCAGTTCACCCGCGTCGGCTCCCAGGTGATGATCGGCGGCGTCTGCGGCGTCCGCGGCGACATCATCCCGTTCGGACTGGCCAACGGTCAGTACGCAGTCCTCGAAGGACTCAACATCATCGGCATGCGGCGCCGCCAGTTCACCAAGGCGCGGCTGGCGACGGTGCGCGCGTTCTATCAAAAGCTGTTCCACGGCCCTGGCATCTTCGCCGAGCGGCTGGCCTCGGTGCAGCCGCTGGCGGGCGAGGATCCGGCGATTGCGGAAATCCTGGCCTTCATCGAGGGCGGCAAGCTGCGCCCGCTCTGCCTTCCCGCCGATAGCAATTGAGCAGCGGATGGCCGCCAGCATGACGTCAGCGGCTCCCTCGCTTTCCTCGCCGGTCGGCGTCATCGCCGGCGGCGGCGCCATGCCGTTCGCGGTTGCCGACTCCCTGGTTGCGCGCGGCATCACGCCGGTGTTGTTCGCGCTGCGCGGCGCCTGCGACCCGGCGCGCGCGCAGCGGTTTCGCCACCGCTGGATCTCGGTCGGCCAGCTCGGGCGCGCGACCCGGCTGTTCCGCGATGAAGGCTGCCGCGATCTGATCTTCATCGGCACCCTGGTGCGCCCCGCGCTGTCGGAGATTCGGCTCGACTGGGGCACGCTGCGCCTGCTCGGCCACGTCGTGCGCGCATTTCGCGGCGGCGACGATCATTTGCTGTCGAGCGTCGGCCGCATCCTCGAGCAGCAGGGCTTCCGCATGGTCGGGATCAAGGATGTCGCGCCCGATCTGTTGATGCCGGAGGGCGCCGTGACGCGCGCGGCGCCCGACAGCACGGCGCTCGCCGATATCGCGCGCGGACGCGGCGTGCTCGACGCGCTCGGCCCGTTCGACATCGGTCAAGCGGCCGTGGTGATCGACGGTCATGTGGTGGCGGTCGAGGATATCGAGGGCACCGACGGGCTGCTCGCGCGCGTCGCGCGGCTGCGCGCCGAGGGCCGCATCCGCACCAAGGCCGGCCGCGGCGTGCTGGTGAAGGCGCCGAAGAGCAGGCAGGATTTGCGCTTCGATCTGCCGACCATCGGCCCGCGGACGGTCGAGGGCGCGGCAGCCGCCGGTATCGCCGGCATCGCCGTGATCGCCGGCAATACGCTGGCCGCCGAACCGCAGGCCCTGGTCGAGGCCGCCGACGCCAAAGGGCTGTTTGTCATCGGACTGGCGGGCTGATGCAGGTGCGCAGTCCCAGCACCGTTCGCAAGATATTCCTCATCGCGACCGAGGAATCCGGCGACCGCCTCGGCGCGGCGCTGATGCAGGTGCTGCGCCAGCGCCTCGGCGATGCCGTGCAGTTTTCCGGCGTCGGCGGCCAGGCGATGGCTGCACAGGGCATCGCCTCGCTGTTTCCGATCGAGG from Bradyrhizobium elkanii USDA 76 harbors:
- the lpxD gene encoding UDP-3-O-(3-hydroxymyristoyl)glucosamine N-acyltransferase: MAQPIFFKSPPSSSLAEIAALTKAQLVDPERGALQIRGLASLDEAGPMHLAFFDNLKYADQLAATKAGACLVSPRFEAQVPKGTAVLRAAKPFQVFVELARQWHADALRPQSWFDTEGIAPSAIIDPTARLEDGVIVDPLVVIGPRVEIGSGTIIGAGAVIGADVKIGRDCNVGAKTTIQFALIGNNVLIHPGCNIGQDGYGFIFFGPAGHVKVPQTGRVVIQNDVEVGAASTIDRGSLRDTVIGEGTKIDNQVQIGHNVTIGRHCLLAAQIGLAGSLTIGDNVALGAKVGINNHLKIGDGAQVTAMSAVKDDIPANGRWGGHFAKPTKQWFREIIAVERLVRDNEAKGEGQE
- the fabZ gene encoding 3-hydroxyacyl-ACP dehydratase FabZ gives rise to the protein MEEAPVKFELVDINDILKTLPHRFPMLLIDRVIKIRTDYSGIGIKNVTFNEPPFQGHFPDRPVYPGVMMIEAMAQTAGVIGIKSVEGTEKPRAVYFLTIDKCKFRKPVMPGDTIEYHMRSLGRRKTMWWFHGDAKVNGQVVAEADVGAMLTD
- a CDS encoding KTSC domain-containing protein, which translates into the protein MVRAAALILSLLSAPIGPETVDLGDSTAIDLSSFECRDINRSTIVQRVCYRADQRALLVAVRGSYQHYCGVPAETYDALMNAPSMGVFLNRVLRIAGADGRYTCTTS
- the lpxA gene encoding acyl-ACP--UDP-N-acetylglucosamine O-acyltransferase yields the protein MSMIDPTARIADGAVIGAGTEIGPYCIIGPNVVLGENCKLIAHVTVSGHTRIGAGCIISPFAALGGPPQDLSYRGEPTRLEVGEACTIREGVTMNVGTVKGGGLTRVGDRGFFMNNSHVGHDCMVGNGVIFATSATLGGHCEIGDFVYIGGLSAVHQFTRVGSQVMIGGVCGVRGDIIPFGLANGQYAVLEGLNIIGMRRRQFTKARLATVRAFYQKLFHGPGIFAERLASVQPLAGEDPAIAEILAFIEGGKLRPLCLPADSN
- a CDS encoding LpxI family protein, translating into MTSAAPSLSSPVGVIAGGGAMPFAVADSLVARGITPVLFALRGACDPARAQRFRHRWISVGQLGRATRLFRDEGCRDLIFIGTLVRPALSEIRLDWGTLRLLGHVVRAFRGGDDHLLSSVGRILEQQGFRMVGIKDVAPDLLMPEGAVTRAAPDSTALADIARGRGVLDALGPFDIGQAAVVIDGHVVAVEDIEGTDGLLARVARLRAEGRIRTKAGRGVLVKAPKSRQDLRFDLPTIGPRTVEGAAAAGIAGIAVIAGNTLAAEPQALVEAADAKGLFVIGLAG